A single genomic interval of Tursiops truncatus isolate mTurTru1 chromosome 16, mTurTru1.mat.Y, whole genome shotgun sequence harbors:
- the RGR gene encoding RPE-retinal G protein-coupled receptor isoform X3, which yields MAESGTLPTGFGELEVLAVGTVLLVEALSGLSLNSLTILCFCKNPELRTPSHLLVLSLALSDSGISLNALMAATSSLLRRWPYGSEGCQVHGFQGFATVLASICSSAAIAWGRYHHYCTRSRLDWNTAVSLVFFVWLSSAFWATLPLLGWGHYDREPLGTCCTLDYSRRDRNFTSFLFTMAFFNFLLPLFITVISYRLMEQKLGKTGRPPVPALIAKAVPTVNAINYALGSEMVHRGIWQCLSPQKRERDREQ from the exons atggCAGAGTCCGGGACCCTGCCCACCGGCTTCGGCGAGCTGGAGGTCCTGGCAGTGGGAACGGTGCTGCTGGTGGAAG CTCTCTCCGGCCTCAGCCTCAATAGCCTGACCATCCTCTGTTTCTGCAAGAACCCGGAGCTGCGGACTCCCAGCCACCTGCTGGTGCTGAGCTTGGCGCTGTCGGACAGTGGGATTAGCCTGAATGCCCTCATGGCAGCCACGTCCAGCCTCCTCCG GCGCTGGCCCTATGGCTCAGAAGGATGCCAGGTTCACGGCTTCCAGGGCTTTGCAACCGTGTTGGCCAGCATCTGCAGCAGTGCAGCCATCGCCTGGGGGCGCTATCACCACTACTGCACCC GCAGCCGACTGGATTGGAACACGGCCGTCTCCTTGGTTTTCTTTGtgtggctctcttctgccttctgGGCAACACTGCCCCTCCTGGGCTGGGGACACTATGACCGTGAGCCGCTGGGGACATGCTGCACCCTGGACTATTCCAGGAGGGACAG AAACTTCACCAGCTTCCTCTTCACCATGGCCTTTTTCAacttcctcctgcccctcttcATCACAGTCATATCCTATCGGCTCATGGAGCAGAAACTCGGGAAGACTGGCCGTCCTCCG GTGCCCGCTCTCATTGCCAAGGCTGTGCCCACGGTCAACGCCATCAACTATGCTCTGGGCAGTGAGATGGTGCACAGGGGAATCTGGCAGTGCCTCTCGCCGCAGAAAAGAGAGCGGGACCGAGAGCAGTGA
- the RGR gene encoding RPE-retinal G protein-coupled receptor isoform X2, producing the protein MAESGTLPTGFGELEVLAVGTVLLVEALSGLSLNSLTILCFCKNPELRTPSHLLVLSLALSDSGISLNALMAATSSLLRRWPYGSEGCQVHGFQGFATVLASICSSAAIAWGRYHHYCTRSRLDWNTAVSLVFFVWLSSAFWATLPLLGWGHYDREPLGTCCTLDYSRRDRNFTSFLFTMAFFNFLLPLFITVISYRLMEQKLGKTGRPPVNTVLPARTLLFGWGPYALLYLYAAVADVTSISPKLQMVPALIAKAVPTVNAINYALGSEMVHRGIWQCLSPQKRERDREQ; encoded by the exons atggCAGAGTCCGGGACCCTGCCCACCGGCTTCGGCGAGCTGGAGGTCCTGGCAGTGGGAACGGTGCTGCTGGTGGAAG CTCTCTCCGGCCTCAGCCTCAATAGCCTGACCATCCTCTGTTTCTGCAAGAACCCGGAGCTGCGGACTCCCAGCCACCTGCTGGTGCTGAGCTTGGCGCTGTCGGACAGTGGGATTAGCCTGAATGCCCTCATGGCAGCCACGTCCAGCCTCCTCCG GCGCTGGCCCTATGGCTCAGAAGGATGCCAGGTTCACGGCTTCCAGGGCTTTGCAACCGTGTTGGCCAGCATCTGCAGCAGTGCAGCCATCGCCTGGGGGCGCTATCACCACTACTGCACCC GCAGCCGACTGGATTGGAACACGGCCGTCTCCTTGGTTTTCTTTGtgtggctctcttctgccttctgGGCAACACTGCCCCTCCTGGGCTGGGGACACTATGACCGTGAGCCGCTGGGGACATGCTGCACCCTGGACTATTCCAGGAGGGACAG AAACTTCACCAGCTTCCTCTTCACCATGGCCTTTTTCAacttcctcctgcccctcttcATCACAGTCATATCCTATCGGCTCATGGAGCAGAAACTCGGGAAGACTGGCCGTCCTCCG GTGAACACCGTTCTGCCAGCCAGGACGCTGCTGTTCGGCTGGGGCCCCTACGCTCTCCTCTATCTGTATGCAGCCGTTGCGGATGTGACCTCCATCTCCCCCAAGCTGCAAATG GTGCCCGCTCTCATTGCCAAGGCTGTGCCCACGGTCAACGCCATCAACTATGCTCTGGGCAGTGAGATGGTGCACAGGGGAATCTGGCAGTGCCTCTCGCCGCAGAAAAGAGAGCGGGACCGAGAGCAGTGA
- the RGR gene encoding RPE-retinal G protein-coupled receptor isoform X1, which translates to MAESGTLPTGFGELEVLAVGTVLLVEALSGLSLNSLTILCFCKNPELRTPSHLLVLSLALSDSGISLNALMAATSSLLRVSHRRWPYGSEGCQVHGFQGFATVLASICSSAAIAWGRYHHYCTRSRLDWNTAVSLVFFVWLSSAFWATLPLLGWGHYDREPLGTCCTLDYSRRDRNFTSFLFTMAFFNFLLPLFITVISYRLMEQKLGKTGRPPVNTVLPARTLLFGWGPYALLYLYAAVADVTSISPKLQMVPALIAKAVPTVNAINYALGSEMVHRGIWQCLSPQKRERDREQ; encoded by the exons atggCAGAGTCCGGGACCCTGCCCACCGGCTTCGGCGAGCTGGAGGTCCTGGCAGTGGGAACGGTGCTGCTGGTGGAAG CTCTCTCCGGCCTCAGCCTCAATAGCCTGACCATCCTCTGTTTCTGCAAGAACCCGGAGCTGCGGACTCCCAGCCACCTGCTGGTGCTGAGCTTGGCGCTGTCGGACAGTGGGATTAGCCTGAATGCCCTCATGGCAGCCACGTCCAGCCTCCT CCGTGTCTCCCACAGGCGCTGGCCCTATGGCTCAGAAGGATGCCAGGTTCACGGCTTCCAGGGCTTTGCAACCGTGTTGGCCAGCATCTGCAGCAGTGCAGCCATCGCCTGGGGGCGCTATCACCACTACTGCACCC GCAGCCGACTGGATTGGAACACGGCCGTCTCCTTGGTTTTCTTTGtgtggctctcttctgccttctgGGCAACACTGCCCCTCCTGGGCTGGGGACACTATGACCGTGAGCCGCTGGGGACATGCTGCACCCTGGACTATTCCAGGAGGGACAG AAACTTCACCAGCTTCCTCTTCACCATGGCCTTTTTCAacttcctcctgcccctcttcATCACAGTCATATCCTATCGGCTCATGGAGCAGAAACTCGGGAAGACTGGCCGTCCTCCG GTGAACACCGTTCTGCCAGCCAGGACGCTGCTGTTCGGCTGGGGCCCCTACGCTCTCCTCTATCTGTATGCAGCCGTTGCGGATGTGACCTCCATCTCCCCCAAGCTGCAAATG GTGCCCGCTCTCATTGCCAAGGCTGTGCCCACGGTCAACGCCATCAACTATGCTCTGGGCAGTGAGATGGTGCACAGGGGAATCTGGCAGTGCCTCTCGCCGCAGAAAAGAGAGCGGGACCGAGAGCAGTGA